A segment of the Fibrobacter succinogenes subsp. succinogenes S85 genome:
AGCTCCGGACGGTTTTTGTCGTTTCTGCTTCTTAGCCAAGAAGAAGAACGGAAATGCCGTGTATCGCAATAAGTGCCGTAGGATCCTACGTCCACTGTTTTATGGTATTGTCCCGAATATCAAAAAGCCCGTCTGGGCAATGATTATCGTGAGCGACAATTCCAAGGAAATGTCCTCTGAACGTTTCCGCGAATCCGCCCAAAAAATATTCCACAAGATGGAATGGGACAAGCAACCGGATGTGGCAGAAGCTTAAAAATGCCCTGGTGGCGGCTTTGATTGCCCCCATCCGTCTATACCAACTGGTACACCCCTATTTTTTTCATGGGGTCTGTAGATTCCAGCCTACGTGTTCAAACTACGCAATTGAAGCTTTACGCCTACACGGGCCTATCAAAGGTTTCTATCTTGCGGTTTTTAGAGTCTTAAGATGCAACCCCTTCTGCAAGGGCGGATATGATCCCGTTCCGCTCCCTAAGGATAAAAAATGAACAAGAATACACTCATTGGTTCCATCCTTATCGCGGTCATCGTGATTTGGTGGATGGCTGTCAATAATGCAAATGCCGAGGCGCAGGCTGCAGCCCGTGCCGCACAGGCTAAGGCTAAAACCGAAAAGCAGGTCGCCGCGGATTCCGCAAAGTCGCTCGTGATTCCGAGTAAGACGCCTGAAATCAAGGCTGCTCCGGTCTTGGGCGGTACAGACGAAAGACGAGAGACGAAAGACGAGAGTGTAGACTCTGCAAAGGTCGCCCCGAAGGCTGAAATTGCTGAACGCTCCGTGACGGTCGAAACCGACAAGTTCATCATGACCCTCACCAACAAGGGTGCCAAGGTCAAGAGCATCATCGTGAAGGCTCTCCCGGATTCTACCGGCAAGTTCCCGGAACTCATCCAGGATACGACGCTCGGCGCATTCGACTTGAAGCTCGACAACGCAGACTTGAGCGAAGCGATGTTCGAACTCGGCAATACGCCTGCAAAGATTGTCGTGAACGACAGCGCAAAGGTCCAGTTCGCATTCCAGGACGCAAACGGCAACCAGGTCATCCGTTCTTATGGCTTCACCAAGGAAGGTCCGGCAGTCCGTCAAGAAAACAAGTTTATCGGTTTCCAACCGACAGCTTACGAGCTCGCATGGAAGGGCGGCCTCAAGGAAACGGAAGATATTCCGAAGTCCAAGGGCATCATGGGCATCGGCGGTGGTGGCACCTACTACTTCAGCGAAGTCGTCTTCAATGACCGCTATTCTGTGGAACGCGAAATGCCGCGCGAACAGGCTTCTTTCAATGCTACAGAAGGCAAGATCGTTTGGGCAGGGCTGCGTCGCAAGTACGTGGCCATGACGGTCCAGTTCGACGAAGCTGTTCCGGCAGTGCTCAAGACAAAGCCGATGAAGGTCGAAGATAGCGAAGTTGATCCGGGCACGTACAAGCTTACGATTGCCGACGATTTCCGTGGCGCTCAGTCCCTCAGCTACGATTTGATGATTCTCCCGCTCAAGTGGGATGAACTCTCCGCTCTCAACAAGGACTACGAAAAGATTATCGTGAGTGGCTGGAGCTGGTGCGGTGCAGACGTCTGGTTCGTCTGGATTTGCAAGATGCTCCTCAAGCTCTTGAACCTCTTCTACAGCATCATTCCGAACTACGGTGTTGCCATTATCCTCGTGACGCTTATCGTTCGCGGTGTTACGACTCCGTTCACCGTGAAGCAGATCAAGTCCACGCGTGGCATGGCCGCTCTCAAGCCGCAGCTCGACGAAATCAATGTGAAGTACCGTACCGACCCGCAGAAGAAGCAGGCTGCTATGATGGAACTTTACAGCAAGAACAACATCAACCCGCTCGCAAGCTGCACGGGTGGCTGCCTCCCGATGCTCATCCAGATGCCGATTTTCATGGGCCTCTTCTTTGTGCTTGGCCGTGCAATCGAACTCCGTGGCGCACCGGCATTCCTCTGGATTTCTGACCTCAGCCGCAGTGACGTTGTCTGGAACGGTATCAGCATTCCTATCATCATGCCGTCTGGCCTTGCCATCCTCCCGTGGCTCATGGTTGCAACGACTTACTTCCAGACCAAGGTGACGATGGGTGCTAACGCTGGCATGGATCCTGCGCAGCAGAAGATGATGGTGTGGATGATGCCTGCCATGATGCTCTTGTTCAGCGCCGTGATGCCGTCTGGTCTCGTGCTCTACTGGATTATCGGTAACATCTGGAGCATTGCTCAGTACAAGTATATCTACAGCAAGTTCCCGCCGGTTAACGGCAACAAGCCCGCCGCTTCTTCCAAGCTCAAGGGCAAGAACGTCAAGGACGCTGAAATCGTGAAGTAACTAGGTGTTGTCATGCCCGCCACCGAGCGGGCATCTCCCTTCGATTTTATCAAGTGCGCGGGACTGCCCGCGCATTTGTCATTAAAAAAGAAGCCGCATCCACGGCTTCTTTTTGTATTGTATGTCATTCCCGCCAGAGCCTGTCCTGAGCACAGTCGAAGGAAGCGGGAATCTCTTTTTTTATTTGCTTTTCTTTAGCTTCAAGATTCGCTTGACGCTTTCGTCGATGCGCGATTCCTTGATTTCGCCTTTTTTGACAGCCTTGACAACGGCATCAAAAACCTGCGTGAATTCTCTGGAACAAAGCACCACATCGACGCCAGCCTGGATGGACTTGATCGCCGCTTCGGCATTGCTGAATTGCTTGGTGATGGCGCCCATGTCCATGGCGTCGGTCACGATAACTCCGTCAAAACCGAGCTCGCCGCGGAGCTTATCCTGCAAAATAACCGATGATAACGTTGCCGGTAAATCATCGCCGGATACTTTCGGGGCGGCAATGTGCGCTGTCATAATCATCTGGGCGCCAGCCTTGATTCCCGCTTTGAACGGGATCATTTCGCATTTAAGCATTTCGTCCCATGTTTTGTCCGTTGAAGCATAACCGTAATGCGTGTCTGTGCTCACGTCGCCATGCCCTGGGAAATGCTTGAGTGTGCCGATGACGCCTGCGGATTCAAGACCATTCAAATAGCTCACTACAAACTTGGCAGCGGTTTCCGGGTCGTCCGAGAACGCGCGCGGACCGATAACGATGTTGTCTGGATTCGTGTTCACGTCCGCAACAGGAGCGTAGTCAATGTCGAAACCGTATTTCTTGACGTAAGTCCCGATGGTAAATGCGGCTTTGTAAGCCTCTTCCGGGTCGTCACTTTCTGCGATGGCGGCCATGCTTTCGTATTTAGGCACATCAAAATTTTCGTTGTTGGCAATGCGCGCGACGCGACCGCCTTCTTCGTCAATGGCGAGGAGCGGTGAACCGTTCAGTTCCCTAATTTCAGCGATGAAGTTTCCAAGCTGGGTTTCATCGACAATGTTGTGCGCATAAAGAATCATGCCGCCGATAGGGTAGTTCTTGTTGACTGCGAGCATGGTCTTGTTGACTTGCTCTAGCTTGTAATTGGGGAGCTCCGCGTATTCGTTCCAGTGGATGGTTGTATCCAATGCTTCCGGGCGCACAAAGAACATCTGCCCGACTTTTTCGCGGATGGACATTTTCTGGATGGCGGATTCTTCAGGCGAAGGCCCGCTCGAACTGTCATCACCGCAGGCGACAAGAGAAAGTGCCGCTACACATCCAAGGATACTTGCAATGGCGTGCTTTTTGTAAAACATAAAATCACCTCAAAAAATTATTCTTCAACATCAAACGTTTTGCCAGC
Coding sequences within it:
- a CDS encoding ribonuclease P protein component; this translates as MPNQPAYRQVAVQGKFLRAPAFSMRWIEAPDGFCRFCFLAKKKNGNAVYRNKCRRILRPLFYGIVPNIKKPVWAMIIVSDNSKEMSSERFRESAQKIFHKMEWDKQPDVAEA
- the yidD gene encoding membrane protein insertion efficiency factor YidD; this encodes MWQKLKNALVAALIAPIRLYQLVHPYFFHGVCRFQPTCSNYAIEALRLHGPIKGFYLAVFRVLRCNPFCKGGYDPVPLPKDKK
- a CDS encoding YidC/Oxa1 family insertase periplasmic-domain containing protein, translated to MNKNTLIGSILIAVIVIWWMAVNNANAEAQAAARAAQAKAKTEKQVAADSAKSLVIPSKTPEIKAAPVLGGTDERRETKDESVDSAKVAPKAEIAERSVTVETDKFIMTLTNKGAKVKSIIVKALPDSTGKFPELIQDTTLGAFDLKLDNADLSEAMFELGNTPAKIVVNDSAKVQFAFQDANGNQVIRSYGFTKEGPAVRQENKFIGFQPTAYELAWKGGLKETEDIPKSKGIMGIGGGGTYYFSEVVFNDRYSVEREMPREQASFNATEGKIVWAGLRRKYVAMTVQFDEAVPAVLKTKPMKVEDSEVDPGTYKLTIADDFRGAQSLSYDLMILPLKWDELSALNKDYEKIIVSGWSWCGADVWFVWICKMLLKLLNLFYSIIPNYGVAIILVTLIVRGVTTPFTVKQIKSTRGMAALKPQLDEINVKYRTDPQKKQAAMMELYSKNNINPLASCTGGCLPMLIQMPIFMGLFFVLGRAIELRGAPAFLWISDLSRSDVVWNGISIPIIMPSGLAILPWLMVATTYFQTKVTMGANAGMDPAQQKMMVWMMPAMMLLFSAVMPSGLVLYWIIGNIWSIAQYKYIYSKFPPVNGNKPAASSKLKGKNVKDAEIVK
- the nagZ gene encoding beta-N-acetylhexosaminidase, producing MFYKKHAIASILGCVAALSLVACGDDSSSGPSPEESAIQKMSIREKVGQMFFVRPEALDTTIHWNEYAELPNYKLEQVNKTMLAVNKNYPIGGMILYAHNIVDETQLGNFIAEIRELNGSPLLAIDEEGGRVARIANNENFDVPKYESMAAIAESDDPEEAYKAAFTIGTYVKKYGFDIDYAPVADVNTNPDNIVIGPRAFSDDPETAAKFVVSYLNGLESAGVIGTLKHFPGHGDVSTDTHYGYASTDKTWDEMLKCEMIPFKAGIKAGAQMIMTAHIAAPKVSGDDLPATLSSVILQDKLRGELGFDGVIVTDAMDMGAITKQFSNAEAAIKSIQAGVDVVLCSREFTQVFDAVVKAVKKGEIKESRIDESVKRILKLKKSK